One window from the genome of Apus apus isolate bApuApu2 chromosome 12, bApuApu2.pri.cur, whole genome shotgun sequence encodes:
- the SPRY3 gene encoding protein sprouty homolog 3, which translates to MQLSSSVAELSCDETMDPPAEDFQQVLSIDQIRSIRASNNYVERPAACFQQARSNPSLSQPPHKQEWPQDRLASSTFQDLHRSHSQQHQMPPLQQHMSHSSTASSVSQSTTASEQRLLSSLTPSHSGHSLIRTQPRAGELKGEESPLKGAGEKPPLHPGHLLVCEECGRCKCPRCTAARSLPSCWLCNQRCLCSPESLLDYGTCLCCVKGLFYHCSTDDEDTCADDPCSCGPGSCCARWAAMSLLSLLMPCLCCYFPTLGCLKLCQRGYDGLRRPGCRCQSHTNTVCRKISSSSGTPFPKTLDKPV; encoded by the coding sequence ATGCAGCTCTCTTCCAGCGTGGCTGAGCTCAGTTGTGACGAGACGATGGACCCACCCGCTGAGGACTTCCAGCAGGTCCTGTCCATTGACCAAATCCGCTCCATCCGTGCCAGCAACAACTACGTGGAGAGACCGGCTGCCTGCTTCCAGCAAGCCCGCTCCAAcccctccctgtcccagccGCCGCACAAGCAGGAGTGGCCCCAGGACCGCCTGGCGTCTTCCACCTTCCAGGACCTGCACCgcagccacagccagcagcaccagatgccacctctgcagcagcacatgaGCCACTCCAGCACGGCCAGCTCCGTCTCCCAGAGCACCACCGCCTCCGAGCAGCGGCTCCTCAGCAGCCTCACCCCTTCCCACTCCGGCCATTCCCTCATCCGGACGCAGCCCCGGGCCGGCGAGCTGAAAGGGGAGGAATCTCCGCTGAAGGGGGCGGGGGAGAAGCCCCCTCTCCACCCCGGCCACCTCCTGGTGTGCGAGGAGTGTGGGCGCTGCAAGTGCCCCCGTTGCACGGCCGCCCGcagcctgccctcctgctggctctgcaaccAGCGCTGCCTCTGCTCCCCCGAGAGCCTCCTCGACTACGGGACTTGCCTCTGCTGCGTCAAGGGCCTCTTCTACCACTGCTCCACCGACGACGAGGACACCTGCGCCGACGACCCCTGCTCCTGCGGGCCGGGCTCCTGCTGCGCCCGCTGGGCTGCCATGagcctcctctccctcctcatgccctgcctctgctgctaCTTTCCTACCCTGGGGTGCCTCAAACTTTGCCAGCGGGGTTATGACGGCCTCAGACGCCCCGGCTGCCGCTGCCAGAGCCACACCAACACGGTCTGCAGGAAGATCTCCTCCTCCAGCGGCACGCCGTTCCCCAAGACGCTGGATAAGCCGGTATGA